One region of Limnospira fusiformis SAG 85.79 genomic DNA includes:
- a CDS encoding ABC transporter ATP-binding protein, which produces MASLKQSSSYWQLLPYVRPQSRTIAKALTCTLVFTAFWPLLAWLMGQIAGYIGRGDVEAIAQIAGVAAIIFLIRGTVQYGQDTLMAKAALSIALDLRKQVYTHLHRLNVGYFETAKTGDLSYRLTEDIDKIGEVINKLFHQFIPCILQLIVVLGYMLYLNWKLTLATLIIAPLMALLIGWFGEKLLTFTRQSQSRISNLSALLTEVFSGIRLVQAFAAEDYEISRFSLEAEHNRQAKFLAERIKALQFVVVGFLEAMSVVFLFFLGGWQISQGQLTGTGFISYVTAVALLIDPISLTTSNYSDFKQGEASCDRIFELFAIQPNVIEKPDAIALPHVKGKVEYRHVSFTYPTLSQNSHNHRQDSAPNQPVLVDFNLLVEPGQMVALVGASGAGKSTIVSLLPRFYDRQQGQIMIDDIDIQNVTLPSLRRQIGIVPQEVTLFSGNIAQNIAFGQTDYDIEQVKSAAKIANAHDFISQFAEGYQTIVGERGVNLSGGQRQRIAIARAVLLNPRILILDEATSSLDSESETLIQQALERLMRGRTVFIIAHRLATVRRSDRILVVEHGTITESGTHTELLALGGRYAYFYSQQFSS; this is translated from the coding sequence GTGGCATCCTTGAAACAATCATCAAGTTACTGGCAACTATTGCCCTATGTTCGTCCCCAGTCGCGAACCATCGCCAAGGCCCTAACCTGTACCCTAGTTTTTACCGCATTTTGGCCGCTATTAGCTTGGCTAATGGGTCAAATAGCCGGATATATTGGTCGGGGGGATGTAGAAGCGATCGCCCAAATTGCTGGGGTTGCTGCCATTATATTTCTAATTCGGGGAACTGTCCAATACGGTCAGGATACCCTGATGGCTAAAGCAGCCCTAAGCATCGCCCTAGACCTGCGAAAACAAGTATATACTCATCTTCATCGGCTAAATGTTGGTTACTTTGAAACCGCCAAAACGGGAGATTTATCCTATCGTCTCACGGAAGATATAGATAAAATTGGCGAAGTCATTAACAAATTATTTCATCAATTTATCCCCTGCATTTTGCAGTTAATAGTCGTCCTAGGCTATATGCTTTACCTGAACTGGAAACTTACCCTAGCCACCCTAATTATTGCCCCTCTGATGGCGCTATTAATTGGCTGGTTTGGGGAAAAACTGCTAACCTTTACCCGCCAAAGTCAATCCCGTATTTCTAACCTTTCTGCCCTATTGACGGAGGTATTTAGCGGCATCCGTTTAGTGCAAGCCTTCGCCGCCGAAGATTACGAAATCTCTCGATTTTCCCTAGAAGCAGAACACAACCGACAGGCGAAATTTTTGGCGGAAAGAATTAAGGCATTACAGTTCGTAGTAGTCGGCTTTTTGGAAGCGATGAGTGTAGTGTTTTTATTTTTCCTAGGAGGCTGGCAAATCTCCCAAGGTCAGCTAACGGGAACAGGTTTTATCAGTTATGTTACAGCCGTAGCTTTATTGATTGACCCCATTTCTTTAACCACCAGTAATTATAGTGACTTCAAACAGGGAGAAGCCTCCTGCGATCGCATTTTTGAACTGTTCGCCATTCAGCCCAATGTCATAGAAAAACCTGATGCGATCGCCCTTCCCCACGTCAAAGGAAAAGTTGAATATCGTCATGTCAGCTTTACCTATCCCACCTTGAGCCAAAACAGCCATAATCACCGCCAAGATTCTGCCCCTAATCAGCCCGTTCTCGTCGATTTTAATCTCTTAGTAGAACCCGGGCAAATGGTAGCCTTAGTCGGCGCGTCAGGAGCCGGAAAAAGCACAATTGTCAGCCTCCTACCTAGATTTTACGATCGCCAACAGGGTCAAATTATGATTGACGATATAGATATCCAAAATGTCACCCTTCCCAGTCTCCGTAGACAAATTGGCATAGTACCCCAGGAAGTCACATTATTTTCTGGTAATATTGCCCAAAACATTGCCTTTGGTCAAACTGATTATGATATTGAACAGGTAAAATCCGCCGCCAAAATCGCTAACGCCCATGATTTTATCAGCCAATTTGCCGAAGGTTATCAAACCATAGTAGGGGAACGGGGAGTTAACTTATCCGGTGGACAAAGACAACGAATTGCCATAGCCAGAGCAGTCTTATTAAACCCCAGAATCCTAATTTTAGATGAAGCGACATCATCCCTAGATTCCGAATCAGAAACCCTAATTCAACAAGCCTTAGAAAGACTCATGCGGGGGCGAACGGTTTTTATTATCGCCCACCGATTAGCCACCGTCCGCCGATCCGATCGCATTTTAGTAGTGGAACATGGTACAATTACCGAATCCGGGACTCATACTGAATTATTAGCACTTGGTGGTCGTTATGCTTATTTCTATTCCCAGCAATTTAGCAGTTAG
- a CDS encoding diaminopimelate decarboxylase family protein → MNITEAKTINPKLSQKLPFSTDLAKKLLDIYGSPLYVYNADILQDTINHIGGAVNYPKTRFKFASVTNGNIALLKIFQQANWGLHANTPGDAFLGLKAGFHPQQIVYSGSNLNHREFQLLLNWGITTYNLDSLDQLQLFGEVFQQLKIDFLPKLGFRLNLPEINGDSRIGVNPQEFPEAIKIAASAGLKITGLHFYRGTGTNATSSFTQVIKPLLAIGQQLPDWQYLDFGGGFGYPYQHQKSAFDWHFFGQQITAELTQINREINREIDLIIEPGRSAIASCGTLLTQVVSTKWQPPKQIVGVDTTVANLSVPSVYGNYREIVSFSDTPNHYITDVCGNTTYSRDYLGKNRQLPQLKRGDILAILDCGAYGYAMSSHFLHRPRPAEVLLQQGKHQLIRQREDYNILLTQQVDI, encoded by the coding sequence ATGAATATCACTGAAGCCAAAACCATCAATCCTAAACTGTCTCAAAAGTTGCCATTTTCTACCGACTTGGCGAAAAAATTACTAGATATATATGGCTCCCCTCTGTATGTGTATAATGCTGATATTCTCCAGGATACAATTAACCATATTGGTGGGGCGGTTAACTATCCTAAAACTCGCTTTAAATTCGCTAGTGTCACTAATGGCAATATTGCCTTACTCAAGATTTTTCAACAGGCTAACTGGGGACTCCATGCCAATACACCAGGAGACGCATTTTTAGGACTCAAGGCTGGCTTTCATCCCCAGCAAATAGTGTATAGTGGCAGTAATTTAAATCACCGGGAGTTTCAATTATTATTAAACTGGGGAATCACTACCTATAATTTAGACAGTCTCGACCAACTCCAGCTATTTGGGGAAGTTTTCCAACAACTAAAAATCGATTTTTTACCTAAGTTAGGATTTCGGCTAAATCTGCCGGAAATTAATGGCGATAGTCGCATTGGTGTTAATCCCCAGGAATTTCCAGAAGCCATCAAAATAGCCGCATCCGCTGGCTTAAAAATTACCGGACTCCATTTTTATCGCGGCACTGGCACTAATGCAACTTCCTCTTTTACTCAGGTGATTAAACCCCTGTTAGCTATCGGTCAACAGTTACCAGATTGGCAATATCTGGACTTTGGCGGTGGTTTTGGCTACCCCTATCAACACCAAAAATCAGCCTTTGATTGGCATTTTTTCGGACAACAAATCACGGCAGAACTTACTCAAATTAACCGAGAAATTAACCGAGAAATTGATTTAATTATTGAACCGGGAAGGTCGGCGATCGCCTCCTGTGGAACCCTATTAACTCAAGTAGTCTCAACTAAATGGCAACCCCCAAAACAGATAGTGGGAGTTGATACCACAGTGGCTAATTTATCCGTCCCCTCAGTCTATGGAAATTATCGAGAAATTGTATCATTTTCTGATACACCCAACCATTATATTACTGATGTTTGTGGAAATACAACCTACTCCCGCGACTACCTGGGAAAAAATCGCCAACTTCCTCAACTTAAACGGGGAGATATCCTAGCTATTTTAGACTGTGGCGCTTATGGTTACGCCATGTCATCTCACTTTCTGCACCGACCTCGACCAGCGGAGGTCCTACTACAACAGGGAAAACATCAGTTAATTCGCCAACGGGAAGATTATAATATTCTCTTAACCCAGCAGGTCGATATTTAA
- a CDS encoding glycoside hydrolase family 10 protein — MPKIIKSVKPLNLSKSLIRVILIILITCGLTIAAIPPVTIHQTAVSAEQEIRGVWITNVSSGVLFVPWGINRALDQLSALNFNTVYPVIWNRGTTFFQSAVSRRVTGKSQDSLLHISRLGRDILSEIVIEGHNRGLRVIPWLEYGFMAPINSQLVKRHPEWVTTTKDGRLILPRYTTEPESVNARLFNLIRRLLLLSPIRNVWLNPLHPGVQRFLEDLIIEVVMKYNIDGIQLDDHFGIPVEFGYDPYTVSLYRQEHQGKSPPDNPQDPEWRRWRSNKITDFIEHLVKTIKATKPDCIVSLSPNPYEFTYNVYLQDWLTWVNRGWIDEVVLQVYRNSLEGFIQELEHHSLITTQQKVPLIIGILSGTLHNPVEIKEIEAQVQEVRDRHLDGVSFFYWETLWSYLTPDAPRKRRQAFEIMFSESILN, encoded by the coding sequence ATGCCTAAAATTATCAAATCTGTGAAACCCCTAAATTTGTCTAAATCTTTAATCCGGGTAATCCTGATAATTTTAATAACCTGTGGATTAACCATAGCCGCAATTCCGCCTGTCACCATACACCAAACAGCCGTTAGTGCGGAACAGGAAATTCGGGGAGTATGGATAACCAATGTTAGCAGCGGAGTCCTGTTTGTTCCCTGGGGAATTAACCGCGCACTCGACCAACTATCTGCTCTGAATTTTAACACAGTTTACCCAGTAATTTGGAACCGAGGCACGACATTTTTTCAGAGTGCTGTCAGTCGCAGAGTCACCGGAAAATCACAAGATTCTCTACTACATATCAGCCGACTAGGACGAGATATTCTGTCGGAAATTGTCATCGAAGGACATAATCGGGGTTTACGAGTAATTCCCTGGTTAGAATATGGTTTTATGGCTCCCATCAATTCTCAGTTAGTTAAGAGACATCCCGAATGGGTAACAACCACCAAAGATGGTAGGCTAATACTTCCTAGATATACCACGGAACCAGAGTCGGTTAATGCCAGATTATTTAATCTAATTCGGAGGCTGTTGCTATTAAGTCCGATTCGCAATGTTTGGCTAAATCCTTTACATCCAGGAGTGCAGAGATTTCTGGAAGATTTAATCATAGAAGTGGTGATGAAATACAATATAGATGGTATTCAACTTGATGATCATTTCGGTATTCCGGTTGAGTTTGGTTATGACCCCTATACGGTCAGCCTCTACAGACAGGAACATCAGGGAAAATCTCCCCCTGATAATCCCCAGGACCCGGAATGGCGGCGGTGGCGTTCTAACAAAATTACTGACTTTATTGAACATTTAGTTAAAACTATTAAAGCCACGAAACCTGATTGTATTGTTTCCCTATCTCCTAATCCCTACGAATTTACCTATAATGTCTATTTACAAGATTGGTTAACTTGGGTAAATCGTGGCTGGATAGATGAAGTGGTCTTACAAGTTTATCGCAATAGCTTAGAAGGATTTATCCAAGAACTTGAACACCATTCGCTGATTACGACTCAACAAAAAGTCCCCCTGATTATCGGTATTTTAAGCGGTACTCTCCATAATCCTGTGGAGATTAAGGAGATTGAAGCACAGGTGCAAGAAGTACGCGATCGCCATTTAGATGGTGTCTCCTTTTTTTACTGGGAAACACTCTGGAGTTACCTAACACCTGATGCACCAAGAAAACGTCGTCAGGCATTTGAGATCATGTTTTCGGAATCTATTTTAAACTAG
- a CDS encoding NAD(P)-dependent oxidoreductase, whose protein sequence is MLMKVGLIGTGLMGEAIALRLLEAGLDVVAYNRTAAKLQPLEDRGVAIASSVKDAIAPCDCTILMLADAPAIENIVLSADILPHWQGRAAIQMGTIGPRESQAIRDKIVAVGGEYMEAPVLGSIPQVKSGTLQIMVGGTGEQLQRCEKVLAPLGEAMLIGEVGAAAAVKLALNQLIASLTAAFGLSLSFIQRQGADVEIFMKILRDSALYAPTFDKKLQRMIDGNYADPNFPTKHLLKDTNLFINEAIASQLNVAGLSGVQEIIAQAITNLDLSDLDYSALVESIRNPS, encoded by the coding sequence ATGCTCATGAAAGTTGGATTAATTGGAACTGGACTTATGGGAGAGGCGATCGCCCTGCGACTATTGGAGGCGGGGTTAGATGTGGTAGCCTATAACCGCACTGCGGCTAAATTACAGCCTCTTGAGGATAGGGGAGTAGCGATCGCCTCATCGGTAAAAGATGCGATCGCCCCTTGTGATTGCACTATTTTGATGTTAGCAGATGCGCCCGCCATTGAAAACATAGTACTATCCGCTGATATTCTTCCACACTGGCAGGGTCGCGCGGCCATCCAAATGGGTACTATTGGCCCACGGGAAAGCCAAGCCATCAGAGACAAAATCGTTGCTGTGGGGGGGGAGTATATGGAGGCTCCGGTTTTGGGTAGCATTCCCCAGGTCAAATCCGGTACACTTCAGATCATGGTGGGGGGGACTGGCGAACAGTTGCAACGGTGCGAAAAAGTCCTTGCACCCCTGGGGGAGGCGATGCTAATTGGGGAGGTCGGTGCGGCGGCTGCGGTGAAATTAGCCCTAAATCAACTAATTGCCTCCCTCACGGCAGCCTTTGGCTTGAGTCTCAGCTTTATTCAGCGTCAGGGTGCAGATGTTGAAATTTTTATGAAAATTCTCCGGGATAGTGCGTTATATGCGCCGACGTTTGATAAAAAGCTACAACGTATGATTGATGGGAATTATGCCGATCCCAATTTTCCGACTAAGCACTTGTTAAAGGATACTAACTTGTTTATAAATGAGGCGATCGCCTCTCAGTTAAATGTCGCCGGATTATCGGGGGTGCAAGAAATAATTGCACAGGCAATCACCAATTTAGATTTGAGCGACCTGGATTATTCGGCATTAGTAGAAAGCATCCGAAACCCCAGTTAA
- a CDS encoding SWIM zinc finger family protein — protein MSKSAIATAANSGLGFYSSPLVEPETPKISPLISQSIKLENIDTIGPGNTPRLVYQTSAGRCSRLVSKADFARIWSCFLSIRGVKHSRILEINITDHSLIIQTNQGTVAVDKNQAKMFLSRYNRVALEPLQVRLIPQGAVVWNPDHHTLSLVKSGGCTCEDWRYRQTICKHKIAAQLCQMPSN, from the coding sequence ATGAGTAAAAGTGCGATCGCCACCGCTGCTAACAGCGGGTTGGGGTTTTATTCTTCCCCTTTGGTAGAGCCAGAAACCCCAAAAATTTCCCCTCTCATTTCTCAATCCATCAAACTCGAAAATATTGATACTATCGGCCCCGGCAATACCCCGCGACTGGTTTATCAAACTTCTGCGGGTCGTTGCAGTCGTCTCGTATCTAAAGCTGATTTTGCTAGGATTTGGTCTTGTTTTCTGTCAATTCGAGGCGTAAAACATTCCCGGATTTTGGAGATTAACATCACCGACCACAGCTTAATTATCCAGACCAATCAAGGCACGGTTGCCGTCGATAAAAACCAGGCTAAAATGTTCCTATCTCGCTATAATCGAGTAGCCCTAGAACCTCTACAAGTGCGCCTAATTCCCCAAGGTGCAGTAGTTTGGAACCCCGATCATCATACCCTATCCTTAGTAAAATCGGGAGGATGTACCTGTGAAGATTGGCGGTATCGGCAAACCATTTGTAAACATAAAATTGCTGCCCAATTGTGTCAGATGCCATCTAATTAA
- the leuC gene encoding 3-isopropylmalate dehydratase large subunit, with amino-acid sequence MSKGTLFDKVWDLHTVGTLPSGETQLFIGLHLIHEVTSPQAFAMLRDRQLKVLFPERTVATVDHIVPTENQARPFVDVLAEEMMRALEKSCAEHKIRFYNIGSGNQGIVHVIAPEQGLTQPGMTIACGDSHTSTHGAFGAIAFGIGTSQVRDVLASQTLALSKLKVRRIEINGQLPPGVYAKDVTLHVIRQLGVKGGVGYAYEYAGTTIEAMSMEERMTVCNMSIEGGARCGYVNPDQVTFDYLKDRDFAPKGENWDKAIAWWQQIRSDADAVYDDVVTFDAADIPPTVTWGITPGQGIGVDEVIPKPENLPPSDQAIASEAYRYMEFTPGTPIEGTKVDVCFIGSCTNGRLTDLREAAKFAQGRKVAPGVKAFVVPGSERVKQAAEAEGLDQIFREAGFEWREAGCSMCLAMNPDKLQGNQISASSSNRNFKGRQGSSTGRTLLMSPAMVVAAAVNGKVADVRKLIEA; translated from the coding sequence ATGAGCAAAGGAACACTATTTGATAAAGTTTGGGACCTCCATACAGTGGGAACCCTACCATCCGGTGAGACTCAACTCTTCATTGGTCTACACCTGATCCATGAGGTGACAAGTCCCCAGGCTTTCGCGATGTTACGCGATCGCCAATTGAAAGTCCTATTTCCAGAACGCACCGTGGCTACGGTGGATCATATCGTCCCCACGGAAAATCAAGCTCGTCCCTTCGTGGATGTCCTGGCTGAGGAGATGATGCGAGCCTTAGAAAAAAGCTGTGCGGAACACAAGATCCGATTTTATAACATCGGTTCGGGTAATCAAGGCATTGTCCATGTGATCGCACCGGAACAAGGCCTAACTCAACCGGGAATGACGATCGCCTGTGGAGACTCCCACACCTCCACCCATGGCGCTTTTGGGGCGATCGCTTTTGGTATCGGTACTTCCCAAGTTCGGGATGTTCTCGCTTCCCAAACCCTAGCCTTATCAAAACTCAAAGTTCGCCGCATTGAAATTAACGGCCAACTCCCCCCAGGTGTCTACGCCAAAGATGTCACCCTCCATGTGATTCGACAATTGGGAGTTAAAGGCGGCGTGGGTTATGCTTACGAATACGCCGGAACCACCATTGAAGCCATGTCAATGGAAGAACGGATGACTGTTTGTAATATGTCTATTGAAGGTGGCGCGCGTTGTGGTTATGTTAACCCCGATCAAGTCACTTTTGACTATCTCAAAGACCGCGATTTTGCCCCCAAAGGCGAAAATTGGGATAAAGCGATCGCCTGGTGGCAACAAATTCGCAGTGATGCCGATGCCGTTTATGATGATGTGGTAACTTTTGATGCTGCTGATATTCCCCCGACGGTCACTTGGGGAATTACTCCCGGACAGGGTATTGGCGTTGATGAGGTCATCCCTAAACCGGAAAATCTCCCCCCAAGCGATCAGGCGATCGCATCAGAAGCATACCGCTATATGGAGTTTACCCCCGGAACTCCCATTGAGGGAACCAAAGTTGATGTTTGCTTTATCGGAAGTTGCACCAACGGACGCTTAACCGACCTACGGGAGGCGGCTAAATTTGCCCAAGGTCGCAAAGTCGCCCCAGGGGTGAAAGCCTTTGTAGTTCCCGGTTCCGAAAGAGTTAAACAAGCCGCTGAAGCTGAAGGACTAGATCAAATCTTCCGAGAAGCAGGTTTTGAGTGGCGAGAAGCCGGGTGTTCTATGTGTTTGGCTATGAACCCTGACAAGTTACAGGGAAACCAAATTAGTGCATCTTCTTCTAACCGCAATTTTAAAGGCCGTCAAGGTTCCTCTACCGGACGCACATTATTAATGAGTCCCGCCATGGTCGTCGCGGCGGCGGTTAACGGAAAAGTTGCCGATGTTCGTAAGTTAATCGAAGCCTAG
- the leuD gene encoding 3-isopropylmalate dehydratase small subunit, which yields MSKIHKVSGRGIPLVGGDIDTDRIIPARFLRCVTFDGLGQQVFADDRQQLNGNHPFDLPQYQGANILVVNENFGCGSSREHAPQAIAKWGIQAIVGESFAEIFFGNCVAIGVPCVTATPEAVTQLQQLLQQNPQVEIIMDLGMLKVHGGDLTIDVNMNEGSRQSFINGSWDNCGQLIANHDQIRTTAAKLPYWQWDNSAIA from the coding sequence ATGAGTAAAATTCACAAGGTGTCAGGACGCGGTATCCCCTTAGTTGGTGGTGATATTGACACCGATCGCATCATTCCCGCCCGGTTTTTACGCTGTGTAACCTTTGATGGTTTGGGACAACAAGTATTTGCTGATGACCGTCAACAATTAAACGGAAATCATCCCTTTGACCTCCCACAATATCAAGGTGCTAATATCTTGGTGGTTAATGAAAATTTTGGCTGTGGTTCCTCCCGAGAACACGCTCCCCAAGCTATAGCCAAATGGGGTATTCAAGCTATTGTCGGGGAAAGTTTCGCCGAAATCTTTTTTGGTAATTGCGTGGCGATCGGAGTTCCCTGTGTCACCGCTACACCAGAGGCGGTCACACAATTACAACAGTTATTACAGCAAAATCCCCAAGTTGAAATTATCATGGATCTGGGGATGCTGAAAGTTCACGGCGGCGACTTAACTATTGATGTGAACATGAATGAAGGCTCCCGACAGTCCTTTATTAATGGTAGTTGGGATAATTGCGGTCAGTTGATTGCTAATCATGACCAGATCCGCACTACTGCTGCTAAGTTGCCCTATTGGCAATGGGATAATTCGGCGATCGCATAA
- the purN gene encoding phosphoribosylglycinamide formyltransferase produces the protein MIPYQNPIDSTPYLIYPPLPDPLFIPGKPIKLGVLASGSGSNFEVIAQKIRDGQLNAQIQVLVYNNPKAKVKQRAEKFDIPTILVNHRDYPTRESFDQQVVDTLNQYDLDLVVFAGWMRIATQVLVAAFPHQIINLHPAILPSFPGIRGVEQALESGVKITGCTVHLVELAVDSGPILMQAAVPVLPQDTPETLHQRIQVCEHQIMLGAIALMNQKLLLT, from the coding sequence ATGATTCCCTATCAAAACCCCATTGATTCTACACCCTATCTAATTTATCCCCCCTTACCTGACCCCCTATTTATTCCCGGAAAACCCATCAAATTAGGGGTTTTGGCTTCCGGTAGTGGCAGTAATTTTGAAGTAATTGCCCAAAAAATACGCGATGGACAACTTAACGCCCAAATACAGGTTTTAGTTTACAATAACCCCAAGGCTAAGGTTAAACAACGCGCCGAAAAGTTTGATATCCCCACTATTCTGGTTAATCACCGCGACTACCCCACTAGAGAAAGTTTTGATCAGCAGGTTGTTGATACCCTCAATCAATATGATCTCGATTTGGTTGTATTTGCGGGATGGATGCGAATTGCTACCCAGGTTTTGGTAGCCGCTTTTCCTCACCAAATTATTAACCTACACCCCGCTATATTGCCCAGTTTTCCCGGTATTCGTGGCGTTGAACAAGCCTTGGAATCGGGAGTTAAAATTACAGGATGTACCGTCCATCTTGTCGAGTTGGCTGTTGATAGCGGTCCGATTTTGATGCAAGCCGCTGTCCCCGTTTTACCCCAGGATACTCCCGAAACTCTCCATCAGCGCATTCAAGTATGTGAACATCAGATTATGCTTGGGGCGATCGCTTTGATGAACCAAAAATTGCTATTAACCTGA
- a CDS encoding asparagine synthetase B family protein, with protein sequence MSFLSSWQLLKPRHRQRLPEPEIRPNWWVSLGNDITPSNEITWQEETIAIYQTQPIISLKQRFVIVGESSLINGDIDQLLDDLDHRDNIPEVLSQLQGIFALVIWDRSQRRLWLARDAVGGRNLYYTINQGILRVAPRLRSLGKFHPQKLDYLALRDYLSCAFIPGEQTIWEGVKEVRPGTIHEWSYPGKSRKIQVYWQPEEQIGDRDQPLEYYSQKLRSLLNQVVAESLPIGEPVGAYLSGGLDSSAITALASKFHQQEVHTYSIHFGAEYPNELEFANLVAEHCQTQHHILEIQPETVWDNLAITMANLDDPIGDPLTVPNYLLGQVAKQDVGVILNGEGGDPCFGGPKNKPMLLYELYGNIYNHFPNRLTTYLESFKKCYPHLPELLKPEIWQQVKDAPSVFEPDLNSAQEYLNRLMLINIKFKGADHILTKVSNMTSAAGLEGRSPLFDQRVVDLSLQVPPVYKLSAANEKAVLKAAVTDVLPASIIYRPKSGMRVPVGSWFYHHWQQRTQALLFNKNAAIAPYINQKFIKELFNPQSPAYQKFGIKLWLLVSLEIWLQTQKN encoded by the coding sequence ATGTCTTTTTTATCATCCTGGCAGCTTTTGAAACCTCGTCATCGTCAAAGATTACCAGAGCCAGAAATCCGGCCAAATTGGTGGGTAAGTTTAGGTAATGATATCACTCCATCGAATGAAATAACTTGGCAAGAGGAGACAATTGCGATTTACCAAACCCAGCCAATTATCAGCTTAAAGCAGCGATTTGTCATAGTAGGGGAGAGTAGTTTAATTAATGGGGATATTGACCAATTATTAGACGATTTAGATCACAGGGATAATATTCCCGAAGTCCTGTCGCAGTTACAAGGAATATTTGCCCTAGTGATTTGGGACAGAAGCCAAAGGCGACTGTGGTTAGCACGAGATGCTGTAGGTGGGAGAAACCTATACTATACAATTAATCAAGGTATTTTGCGGGTAGCACCTCGTCTGAGAAGCCTAGGGAAATTTCATCCCCAAAAATTAGATTATCTAGCTTTACGAGACTATCTTTCTTGCGCGTTTATTCCGGGAGAACAAACCATCTGGGAAGGGGTAAAAGAAGTACGTCCGGGGACAATACACGAATGGTCATACCCTGGGAAATCTCGGAAAATACAAGTTTATTGGCAACCGGAAGAACAAATAGGCGATCGCGATCAACCCCTAGAATATTACAGCCAAAAATTGCGATCGCTTCTTAATCAAGTAGTGGCAGAATCCCTACCTATTGGGGAACCTGTCGGCGCTTATTTATCAGGGGGATTAGACTCTAGTGCGATTACAGCTTTAGCCAGTAAATTTCATCAGCAGGAAGTCCATACTTATTCAATCCATTTTGGGGCTGAATATCCCAACGAATTAGAATTTGCCAATTTAGTAGCGGAACATTGCCAAACTCAGCATCATATTCTGGAAATCCAGCCAGAAACTGTATGGGATAATCTAGCAATTACTATGGCAAATTTAGACGATCCTATTGGTGATCCTCTGACAGTTCCTAACTATTTATTGGGACAGGTAGCCAAACAGGATGTCGGAGTTATTTTAAACGGGGAAGGAGGCGACCCTTGTTTTGGCGGTCCGAAAAATAAGCCGATGTTACTCTATGAACTGTATGGGAATATTTACAACCATTTTCCTAATCGTCTGACCACCTATTTAGAGTCTTTTAAAAAATGCTATCCCCATTTACCGGAACTTCTGAAACCGGAAATTTGGCAGCAGGTAAAAGATGCGCCGTCAGTATTTGAACCCGACTTAAATTCCGCCCAAGAATATTTAAATCGATTGATGCTAATTAATATTAAATTTAAGGGGGCAGACCATATTTTAACCAAAGTGAGTAATATGACATCGGCGGCGGGTTTAGAAGGGCGATCGCCATTATTTGATCAGCGAGTTGTTGACCTAAGTTTACAAGTTCCACCGGTGTATAAACTCTCTGCTGCTAATGAGAAAGCCGTGTTAAAAGCAGCGGTTACTGATGTATTACCAGCCTCGATTATTTATCGCCCAAAAAGTGGGATGCGGGTTCCTGTAGGTTCGTGGTTTTACCACCATTGGCAACAACGCACCCAGGCATTATTGTTCAATAAAAATGCGGCGATCGCCCCTTATATTAACCAAAAGTTTATTAAGGAACTTTTCAACCCCCAAAGTCCGGCTTATCAAAAATTTGGGATTAAACTCTGGTTATTAGTGAGTTTAGAAATTTGGCTACAAACCCAGAAAAATTAA